The Toxoplasma gondii ME49 chromosome XI, whole genome shotgun sequence region TATAAAAGGCTACTTCCGTGTTTAGCTCTAGAAAGATGGGGCTTCTAACCGACGAGCACATTGTGGGAGTTCCCGGTCCAAGACTATCCAGTGAGCCTGAACGAGGAACGCGAGCGCGATCGAATTCTGACCCTGGGACTGCTGTCAGACATCAGTACAGAGATACGTGCTCACGGACAAGGAACGAGCAGTCGTTCGCGGAAAATTTCTTTTTCGAAAATGACCACCGACAACCGAGTTCTAGTGATTCCAATTCGCTCCTTCGCCGGTGTACGGAGCCGCTTCGGATGCAGAGCAAGCAACTTCAACAACTCAGTATGAATACTTTCCCTTGGGTGGCAAAACGTTCACACCACAACTCGTTACCCCACAAGCTACCCTCCGGACGCTTTTCGGAGTGTCCAGAAACATCAGTCAACAGGATCAAACAGAAGCTGCCGCTGTCTGCCGTTTCGCGTGCTCCCGGCAGTGTACCGTGGAATGCCAGCGTCCTGATAGAACCTTGGGAGCGtaagcgaagagaaagggctTACGAGGTTCCGGAAGCGCCTCCCTTGTGTAAACGGCAGTATCTGCCGGCCTCGTACGCAAGTCCACGAGTACGCGAAACCACCTAGGAAAAGTCCTGCTTCAGGAGTTGTACTGTGCGCCCGTGACCCCAGCGCGTAGATATCCACTACACTATTCAAACCTAAGTATCGATTATGACTCAGAGGACCGTTCCGTCACACTCGCGCAGCCACGAATACTTCTGTGGCGTTCCCAGCCGCGTGTTTCCAGCGTGCTCAGtatgtctgtcttcttctcaacACTAACCGGACGCCTATCCACAACATTGCTTCCCCTCCCGTTGAAGAACTATAGAAAACTCATCACAGCATGTGCATCGATCATAGTGGTGCAACAGAAGCCTGAAGCCTTTCTACAAGCCCGATCAGTGCTGATATCGTGCAGCTTTCCCCGCGGCAAAGGCGGCCATGGGCGAAGCACACGTTCTGGAAAGGCAAACGAAGCACATGAAAAACAAACAGTCCTGTGTGCCCATGGATATGAGGATACGTAATATCTGTGTTGGTGTGTCTGGTTGTACTGAGCACATTTTTCCGGTTTCATAGAGAAAATACCTGTGTGTAACGCGTGGGCTTCGAGTGTCCTGCGTTCTGTCGGTTGCTCTTGTGCGAAGGCGCGGACAGCTGCACTGGATGCAGAGCTTcaggaggaaaggcgaaggtTTGCaccggagagacaggctcTGTTTGAGTGCGTAAGAAAGCAATTACCCGGAGCCAGCAAGGAGCGCTGCTGGGCAGAAGTGAGGAGAATTTTTGATAACGCCATGAACTACGAAAAACGACGTCCTCTCGACCCTAATTACGCCGTCTTTGCTAAGTGAGTCCTTCTTCTCACAGAACTACCAACATTCTGTATTAGGAATGTCTACCGACAGCCCGTATCTAGAGCGAAGGTAATCGGTGGTGAATCAAATATCAATGTAATTAGACAGCTCTGATTGCTTCTACCAgcctttgtttctgtgttgCCTTGCCGCACCCTGACAACGCGAAAGTCCCCCCAACGTTGGCACACAGCTGCCGGATTACGCAATGTTCGCCGCGCCCAATTCATATCGAAAACACAGAATTGTTTCTCATGCTGGTTTCCCTTCTTCTGATTGTTTCTTGCATTTCGCATGTGCGTAGGCCGAACTTGTCCCTTAcggacagaggaaggaagtACAAAGTGTACTTTCATACCGGGAAATTTGATGTTTGTGCGATTGATGGCCGGGAGGCATGGTCGTGCTGCCTGAACCCAAGTCGAAGCTCCAGAGGTTGCCAAGAAAAAACTGTCAACCCAGATGCATGGCACTTATTGAGTCCCTTTTGACGCCGTCATTTGTCGCTCTGCTTATGACACTTCTTCGTcactctctgtttcttccctaTGAGTGCCAAGGCACATACCATTATGGTGTCCTATGCGCAAAATCCACGCGGCTGGGATATTTCTATGCCAACGTTTCCACAACCTCCCTTTGTCCAAACTGCACAGATAACGCTGAGCCACAGGCCTGTGCGTCAGGTAAAGCTGTTTCCATCTCTGTAGTTGCTACCCTTTTGACAAACTGGCTGTGTGAAAGAAGTCGACACCAAATTCCACTCAAGTCTGTTTTCCAATTATACTGGCGGGGATTGCCATAGCGGCAAATCGTGTCGCACTCCAACGAAGCTATCTGCGTGAATCTGTTGCAACTAAGATACGTGCATTCCTCCTTCCAGCTCTGTTGGCAAAATGCGTTTGTCTGTGCTCCAGAAGATctacagaaaaagagagaactgcagaagcagctgcacgACTGCACTTCGTATCTcccaatatatatatatatatatagtgtgTATATCCACTATGTTTCGTGGCGTTGGCATTTGTTTCAGAAACGCCGAAAAGTATCCACCGTCTTGTTCGGCGTCTTTGCAGTGTTTCACCTTTTTCAGAACCATGGCTCAGTGCTCTTGTTTCAAGTTCCATCACATGCCCTCTGGACACACGGACGAAAGAACGAGTCCTCAATGCGTAGTCCCACATCCCTGGGTTTGGTGATCCAACCAGGAGGAAACCACAACTGAAAAAATTCACAGATTGTGCCTCGGTTTCCATTTTCAAGCGACAGTGCCTCCAGTCTCTGGAGGTACACGAGGAAACACGCTAACGATAAACAAGAACAGACACACCTGCACTGCCCAACGTCCCGCTGTCGCTCCCAGAAAAGCCGACAGTCCGGAGCAAAGCCGAAAACCCAACACAACTGAAGGAAGACAATCACGAGAAACTGTCTTTCTTACAGGGCAAAACTAAAGTATCCTGCTTGAGGGAGCCTCCTTGCTCCAGTACCCCACCTGGTACCCGGCTACCTGAAGGCTTCTACCTGGGAGTTGTTCTCAACCAACCGGGTCATATTTACTAGGAAAATCAGAGAACTCGCGTTTCTGTATCTCGTAGCTGGAGCATGTTCACTATCGTAGATCTAACAGACGTAAAGCGCGAAAGCGCTGGCCTGCTGGGTCTCCCTGTTTCCACTCACTGCCACTCAAAGTGGCTGCAACGAAGGAGCGGACGAGACGTCAGAGGCCGTCAGAAACGGAAGGGAattcgaaagaaaacgcctcGAAAGACAACAAGCACGGCATCCCTCAATGGCGGCAGAACACGAAAACCGGAGGAAAAAGAGTGGGTGGGCATACACTGCGCAAAGACCCGTGGGTCTTCAACAAAGAAACGGAAGCCGAAAGATGACACAGCTTCCGTTCTTTCATATTCACCTGTCCAGCagttcgctcttcttcgcttcttctttgtctctacCCTCGGTACGAAAGCTGGAAAACATACTCGAGTGTTTGTCTTGCCTACGTTATTCTGTCGCTGCCTTAAACACCCGTTTTCCACCGCTTGCCCCTTTGCCATTTATTCTCCACGGGCTATGAGTCGCAGGGACTCTTGCGTCCTGCCCCTACCGTCAGACGCACACCTTCCAGTTGAGTGTGCCTTTTCTGGGCCAGAACGGACTACCATGGAAACTTCGAGCTTTGAACACCCGAATGTCAATTCGCGAAAAATTCACCACCCGAAATAACTCAAAGAGAGTGTCCTTCATCTCCGCTGTCCCCCTGCTGCCCTTGTCAACTTCACTTTTCCATAAGTCTCTCGGAGAAATGCATGAACCGCTGTCTGCTCGTTCCgggcttcttttctcccgcaCATGCATTTTCAAATGCCCTTCTGGTTCGCCTGTTCCTCGCGGAAATCCGCAAGTGTGTACTGCAAAGTGACTTTTCGTagctgagaaaaaacagggtgagagacgaaaaggtCTCTCAGCGTCGGCCGAGTCTCTATGTTCGGATCCAACATTTGCTGAATCAAATCCTGAACACAAAAAAATTGCATGCAACCCCCATACTTCAGGCTCCATGCATAGCTACGCATACACAAGACGTACAATGCCGCACATTCATCCCGACCAACATAGAGACAGATAGATCGATAGATTGATAGATATAGTTCTACAAAGAcatacagagacagacataGATAGGCACAGATGCAGATACAGCACACACATCTGCGTTCGTATATAATGCATTCTTCCGATGGAGCTCTTTCGGAATTCCAAGAAGCAGACATGCAAAAAGACGGGTCAGCATAGAACGTGTCTTTCTGTAACCAGCTGGTGGACGTTTCTACGTCTCGTTTCGCACGCAGCGAGTTAGACAAATCTCGCGATTCTGTTCCTCCGTGGCAATGAAGCACAATCCGTGATCACGTGTATGTGCGACTTGCGATTTCTGTGCATAGAGCACCATAGCCATGCAAACGTCTTCCATGCAACGTTTCTTAGCTCATCTGTTTAGAAACATTTGCGTCCACTGTTCTGCGTTTGCTTTTACTTGGGCTGAGCCCCATCTCTGCGGTGAAGACAGGCTCACCATAACTGCTACGGGCATATCGGGAGCGCAGGGATAGAAATTTAGTTCATCTCGTGACACTTCCGCAACGCGATCTGAaccacagagaaaagccaTGCAGAAAGAATCTCAGCATGACACACAGCACATTCACATATCCACAGAAACGTGTGTATgcaaatacacatatatacatatatgtatatatgttcgtggagagagaagcaatgAAGAAACGTGGAAGAGCAAACATCTGGATATCTGTAGAAGGGAAGTATCGTGAACAGGAAAATGACATCCGTACAGCTTCCTGGTCGGACTCTACGTCCATTTTCTGGCTCCTCGTAGACCTATGTTTCAGTGGACCGCGACGGGTGATGTAAACATGACATCGGCTTTAAACACTCAAGATCCTATCTGTTCGCCAGCTCCTACAcagcacatatatatatatatatatacacgcatacatacacatgtgtGAAATGATGAGGGAAGATCGGTTGCTCTTCGAGCAGAGTGCGGTTCTTGAGCCCCTCACCGACGGCGTGTTCAGAAGACAAGGAATCGAGGtcgaaagggaagaagtTGCGGCACCAGAGCTTGTATAAGGCGACGCCTACTGCCCAGGTGTCTTTCTTCGATGAGAGAACaaggttcttctctccgtctcgaaTGCACTTCATGTTTTctggaggaaggaagcggagCGTTCCTTCAACACACGGACTCACGTCCCCAATTGGCTGTAGAAACGCGacaacgaaaaaaacacgaAAAAATTTCTGGATTGCCTACTTAGGATCAGACCAAATGATCGCTTGTACAGGACAATCTGTCGACTCCTAATGCGGCGACTGCAATACTTGGTCGAGCCATGTTTACGTTCTTGACGCCGGCCCTGCACCAAGGATCACCCTTCTTCGAGAAACTGCACGTGTGCGCATCCTGCCCCGGGGAGACGAGAATACGCGTCTCCCGTGTTTGTCCTGGCAAAAACCACGATCTTGAACCCACAGAAACGAATACGCGGTTGAGCACACACAAAGACGTGTGTTGAAAATGAAAAATATGCCATTCAGTTGAATGCGTGGGAAGGCTcgtggctgcatgcaaaaattATATAACACACCTTACCACTAGAGTTGTCGGATCACTAAGACCGACTTTCGTCCTTGTTAGCTAGTCACTGTCACAACCACGCCTGTCTGTTGTTTAACCTTTACATTCATTGCTCATAATATTCACTTTATTaaagaagacggaaacgaccgtttttcgtcttcgtggGCGCCtgtggaagagacgaagtgTCACGAAAAACATACCGATGGAAACCACAAGCGAAAAGCACTCTGAAGCCGCACCCGTAAACCGGTGACGCggatgagagagagatgcagaagtcgaagacgTTCCAGCCCCCGCTCTCATGTCCGTTTCTTCCGCCCTTCACTTCTTACTCGGGACAGAGAGTAGTCTCCCAGGAAGATACGGCCCTCTGACGAAATAAAGTAGTTCGCCAATTTGATGTCTGAGTGAACCATGCCAGTATCGTGCAGTCGCATGCACGCCctgaggagacacccgcgCATCACAGACAGCTCTGACACGCGAAGGTACTTGGGTCGAAACGTTTGGAGCCGAATTCTTTGAACTCAAGCTGAAGGAAGGTCGGCAAACCGCCAC contains the following coding sequences:
- a CDS encoding hypothetical protein (encoded by transcript TGME49_313318), encoding MTTDNRVLVIPIRSFAGVRSRFGCRASNFNNSARTAALDAELQEERRRFAPERQALFECVRKQLPGASKERCWAEVRRIFDNAMNYEKRRPLDPNYAVFAKPNLSLTDRGRKYKVYFHTGKFDVCAIDGREAWSCCLNPSRSSRGCQEKTVNPDAWHLLSPF
- a CDS encoding hypothetical protein (encoded by transcript TGME49_313322) codes for the protein MTLLRHSLFLPYECQGTYHYGVLCAKSTRLGYFYANVSTTSLCPNCTDNAEPQACASGKAVSISVVATLLTNWLCERSRHQIPLKSVFQLYWRGLP